In Plasmodium gaboni strain SY75 chromosome 14, whole genome shotgun sequence, one genomic interval encodes:
- a CDS encoding adenylyl cyclase alpha (transcript variant 3; alternatively spliced) encodes MGIFIFDHIFKRFFLSSFKQNIFISLLLFGCFIEIIFNFLMDTTYIFYFMFFDIISFILLFFDIFLFEKYFFDFFIYFTNGLFAWKKIEKDYVIYLIQLFKSLRIIKIYRLVINFIKKHTKEKYKHRNEWNFEKMESMKNRPLKESLKFTNKMHLALIKRYFMSLIFIMLSYIMIEIIYISKESKKPMNYFIYNLDLIVFDEFYEKEFLKALYFYSTIQKNKRDEEYLISIKSKRKLQNFINRKEIDISGINYLLWDFSNLSHNNLLKFVSPSSASQNVEEEIILDHTIKNLNELRYFETKIYESKDFIFYINIKRYIERIIKNIIILKIFIIIFSFIILFYFTCELNVLLFPIESILKKLKLMKSNPTLALEMQEELLNHELKNILINTKLKRNSIKENYEILKMEENLMKLGTLMLLGFGEAGAKIISKNINEQERVNLLINGEIVYSVFSFCDIRNFTEITEVLKEKIMIFINLIAEIIHECCDFYGGTINKNIGDAFLLVWKYQKKEFSNKKMNIFKSPNNNYDEYSEKENINRICDLAFLSTVQTLIKLRKSEKIHIFLNSENMDELIKNNILELSFGLHFGWAIEGAIGSSYKIDLSYLSENVNIASRLQEISKIYKNNIVISGDFYDNMSEKFKNSLRKIDRVTLKGCRNPLSLYTFDICLNKITKKVNMENFDANPHFDIKLLKVFDDIKKKAERKKRKKEVLNLSYNLYEEYARNDDIKFIKIQYPKDYLEQFKIALESYLIGKWNVSKNILEYLKKNNIFEDQIVNQLWSFLSMNNFLAPSDWCGYRKFLQKS; translated from the exons ATGggtatatttatttttgatCATATTTTCAAAAGATTTTTTCTATCTTCTTTTAAACAAA atatttttatttcccttttattatttggATGTTTTATcgaaataatttttaattttttaatggACACAACATATATCTTTTACTTTATGTTTTttgatattatatcattCATATTGTTATTCTTTGATATCTTTCTTTTcgaaaaatatttttttgacttttttatttactttACAAATGG ATTATTTGCATGgaaaaaaattgaaaaagATTATGTAATATACCTAATACAGTTATTTAAATCCTTGCGAATTATTAAGATATATCGTTTAgtaattaattttataaaaaagcACACCAAGGAAAAATACAAGCACAGAAATGAGTGGAAT TTTGAAAAAATGGAAAGTATGAAGAATAGACCATTGAAg gAAAGCTTAAAGTTTACAAATAAAATGCATTTAGCTCTTATCAAAAGATATTTCATgtctttaatttttataatgttATCTTATATAATGATAGAAATA ATATATATCTCCAAGGAAAGCAAAAAACCAATGAATTATTTCATCTATAATTTGGATCT TATAGTATTTGATGAATTTTATGAAAAGGAATTTTTAAAAGCTCTATACTTTTATAGT ACTATTcagaaaaataaaagagatgaggaatatttaataagtattaaatcaaaaaggaaattgcaaaattttattaacaGAAAAGAAATAGATATATCAGGAATTAATTACCTTCTTTGGGATTTTTCAAACTTATCACAT AATAATCTATTAAAATTTGTTAGTCCTTCAAGTGCTAGCCAAAATGTCGAAgaagaaattattttgGACCATACAATTAAGAACTTAA atGAATTGAGATACTTTGAAACAAAGATATATGAATCCAAagattttatattttatataaatataaagagATATATAgaaagaattattaaaaatattataatattgaaaatatttattataata ttttcttttataatattgttCTATTTTACGTGCGAATTAAATGTCTTATTATTCCCTATAGAAAGCatattgaaaaaattaaaactTATGAA ATCAAATCCGACCCTAGCTTTGGAGATGCAGgaagaattattaaatcACGAGTTGAAAAATATACTAATAAACACAAAATTGAAGAG GAACAGcattaaagaaaattatgaaattttaaaaatggAAGAAAACTTAATGAAATTAGGAACATTAATGTTATTAG GTTTTGGTGAAGCAGGAGCGAAAattatttcaaaaaatattaacgAACAAGAAAGAGTAAATTTATTGATCAATGGTGAAATTGTTTATTCtgttttttcattttgCGACATACGGAATTTTACAGAAATAACAGAAgttttaaaagaaaag aTTATGATTTTCATAAATTTGATTGCTGAAATAATACACGAGTGTTGTGATTTTTATGGTGGAAcaataaacaaaaatattgGTGATGCATTTTTATTAGTTTGgaaatatcaaaaaaaagaattttcgaataaaaaaatgaatatttttaagtctccaaataataattatgatgaatattcagaaaaagaaaatataaacagGATATGCGATTTGGCATTTCTATCAACAGTGCAAACGTTAATTAAACTTAGAAAG TCGgaaaaaatacatatatttctaAATAGTGAAAATATGGATGAgttaattaaaaataatattttggAGTTAAGTTTTGGACTTCATTTTGGATGGGCTATAGAAGGGGCAATAGGAAGTAGTTACAAAATTgatttatcatatttatcagaaaatgtaaatatagCTAGTCGATTACAAGAGATTtctaaaatatataaaaacaatattGTTATATCAGGAGATTTTTACGATAATATGTCAGAAAAATTTaaa aaTTCTCTTAGGAAAATCGATAGGGTTACTCTTAAAGGATGTAGGAACCCATTAAGTTTATATACATTTGATATATGTCTTAATAAG attACGAAGAAAGTTAATATGGAAAATTTTGACGCCAATCCCCATTTTGACATAAAACTGTTAAAG GTTtttgatgatataaaaaagaaagccgaacgaaaaaaaagaaaaaaagaagtTCTTAATCTTTCATATAAT cTTTATGAAGAATATGCAAGAAATGACGACATAAAATTCATAAAGATACAGTATCCTAAAGATTATTTGGAGCAATTCAAAATTGCCCTTGAGTCATATTTAATAGGGAAATGGAATgtatcaaaaaatatactagagtatttaaaaaaaaataatatttttgaagATCAAATTGTTAATCAGCTGTGGAGCTTTTTGAGTATGAACAACTTTCTTGCACCCAGTGATTGGTGTGGATATAGAAAATTTTTACAAAAgtcataa
- a CDS encoding adenylyl cyclase alpha (transcript variant 1; alternatively spliced), whose product MPELKQIYANDIFDNEKLKRFFLKYRSKEKVLYSFTSENDIIIEEKRKRKNNLYMLKYKNICFNIYTSKFFEYSKWKYDFLSDIFISLLLFGCFIEIIFNFLMDTTYIFYFMFFDIISFILLFFDIFLFEKYFFDFFIYFTNGLFAWKKIEKDYVIYLIQLFKSLRIIKIYRLVINFIKKHTKEKYKHRNEWNFEKMESMKNRPLKESLKFTNKMHLALIKRYFMSLIFIMLSYIMIEIIYISKESKKPMNYFIYNLDLIVFDEFYEKEFLKALYFYSTIQKNKRDEEYLISIKSKRKLQNFINRKEIDISGINYLLWDFSNLSHNNLLKFVSPSSASQNVEEEIILDHTIKNLNELRYFETKIYESKDFIFYINIKRYIERIIKNIIILKIFIIIFSFIILFYFTCELNVLLFPIESILKKLKLMKSNPTLALEMQEELLNHELKNILINTKLKRNSIKENYEILKMEENLMKLGTLMLLGFGEAGAKIISKNINEQERVNLLINGEIVYSVFSFCDIRNFTEITEVLKEKIMIFINLIAEIIHECCDFYGGTINKNIGDAFLLVWKYQKKEFSNKKMNIFKSPNNNYDEYSEKENINRICDLAFLSTVQTLIKLRKSEKIHIFLNSENMDELIKNNILELSFGLHFGWAIEGAIGSSYKIDLSYLSENVNIASRLQEISKIYKNNIVISGDFYDNMSEKFKNSLRKIDRVTLKGCRNPLSLYTFDICLNKITKKVNMENFDANPHFDIKLLKVFDDIKKKAERKKRKKEVLNLSYNLYEEYARNDDIKFIKIQYPKDYLEQFKIALESYLIGKWNVSKNILEYLKKNNIFEDQIVNQLWSFLSMNNFLAPSDWCGYRKFLQKS is encoded by the exons ATGCCAGAActaaaacaaatatatgCAAATGATATTTTCGATAATGAAAAGCTGAAAAGatttttcttaaaatatagatcaaaagaaaaagtaTTATATTCCTTTACATCAGAAAAT GATATTATAATTGAAGAAAAgagaaaaagaaaaaataacTTATACatgttaaaatataaa aatatatgttttaatatatatacaagCAAATTTTTCGAATACTCCAAATGg AAATATGATTTTCTATCagatatttttatttcccttttattatttggATGTTTTATcgaaataatttttaattttttaatggACACAACATATATCTTTTACTTTATGTTTTttgatattatatcattCATATTGTTATTCTTTGATATCTTTCTTTTcgaaaaatatttttttgacttttttatttactttACAAATGG ATTATTTGCATGgaaaaaaattgaaaaagATTATGTAATATACCTAATACAGTTATTTAAATCCTTGCGAATTATTAAGATATATCGTTTAgtaattaattttataaaaaagcACACCAAGGAAAAATACAAGCACAGAAATGAGTGGAAT TTTGAAAAAATGGAAAGTATGAAGAATAGACCATTGAAg gAAAGCTTAAAGTTTACAAATAAAATGCATTTAGCTCTTATCAAAAGATATTTCATgtctttaatttttataatgttATCTTATATAATGATAGAAATA ATATATATCTCCAAGGAAAGCAAAAAACCAATGAATTATTTCATCTATAATTTGGATCT TATAGTATTTGATGAATTTTATGAAAAGGAATTTTTAAAAGCTCTATACTTTTATAGT ACTATTcagaaaaataaaagagatgaggaatatttaataagtattaaatcaaaaaggaaattgcaaaattttattaacaGAAAAGAAATAGATATATCAGGAATTAATTACCTTCTTTGGGATTTTTCAAACTTATCACAT AATAATCTATTAAAATTTGTTAGTCCTTCAAGTGCTAGCCAAAATGTCGAAgaagaaattattttgGACCATACAATTAAGAACTTAA atGAATTGAGATACTTTGAAACAAAGATATATGAATCCAAagattttatattttatataaatataaagagATATATAgaaagaattattaaaaatattataatattgaaaatatttattataata ttttcttttataatattgttCTATTTTACGTGCGAATTAAATGTCTTATTATTCCCTATAGAAAGCatattgaaaaaattaaaactTATGAA ATCAAATCCGACCCTAGCTTTGGAGATGCAGgaagaattattaaatcACGAGTTGAAAAATATACTAATAAACACAAAATTGAAGAG GAACAGcattaaagaaaattatgaaattttaaaaatggAAGAAAACTTAATGAAATTAGGAACATTAATGTTATTAG GTTTTGGTGAAGCAGGAGCGAAAattatttcaaaaaatattaacgAACAAGAAAGAGTAAATTTATTGATCAATGGTGAAATTGTTTATTCtgttttttcattttgCGACATACGGAATTTTACAGAAATAACAGAAgttttaaaagaaaag aTTATGATTTTCATAAATTTGATTGCTGAAATAATACACGAGTGTTGTGATTTTTATGGTGGAAcaataaacaaaaatattgGTGATGCATTTTTATTAGTTTGgaaatatcaaaaaaaagaattttcgaataaaaaaatgaatatttttaagtctccaaataataattatgatgaatattcagaaaaagaaaatataaacagGATATGCGATTTGGCATTTCTATCAACAGTGCAAACGTTAATTAAACTTAGAAAG TCGgaaaaaatacatatatttctaAATAGTGAAAATATGGATGAgttaattaaaaataatattttggAGTTAAGTTTTGGACTTCATTTTGGATGGGCTATAGAAGGGGCAATAGGAAGTAGTTACAAAATTgatttatcatatttatcagaaaatgtaaatatagCTAGTCGATTACAAGAGATTtctaaaatatataaaaacaatattGTTATATCAGGAGATTTTTACGATAATATGTCAGAAAAATTTaaa aaTTCTCTTAGGAAAATCGATAGGGTTACTCTTAAAGGATGTAGGAACCCATTAAGTTTATATACATTTGATATATGTCTTAATAAG attACGAAGAAAGTTAATATGGAAAATTTTGACGCCAATCCCCATTTTGACATAAAACTGTTAAAG GTTtttgatgatataaaaaagaaagccgaacgaaaaaaaagaaaaaaagaagtTCTTAATCTTTCATATAAT cTTTATGAAGAATATGCAAGAAATGACGACATAAAATTCATAAAGATACAGTATCCTAAAGATTATTTGGAGCAATTCAAAATTGCCCTTGAGTCATATTTAATAGGGAAATGGAATgtatcaaaaaatatactagagtatttaaaaaaaaataatatttttgaagATCAAATTGTTAATCAGCTGTGGAGCTTTTTGAGTATGAACAACTTTCTTGCACCCAGTGATTGGTGTGGATATAGAAAATTTTTACAAAAgtcataa
- a CDS encoding adenylyl cyclase alpha (transcript variant 2; alternatively spliced), whose product MESMKNRPLKESLKFTNKMHLALIKRYFMSLIFIMLSYIMIEIIYISKESKKPMNYFIYNLDLIVFDEFYEKEFLKALYFYSTIQKNKRDEEYLISIKSKRKLQNFINRKEIDISGINYLLWDFSNLSHNNLLKFVSPSSASQNVEEEIILDHTIKNLNELRYFETKIYESKDFIFYINIKRYIERIIKNIIILKIFIIIFSFIILFYFTCELNVLLFPIESILKKLKLMKSNPTLALEMQEELLNHELKNILINTKLKRNSIKENYEILKMEENLMKLGTLMLLGFGEAGAKIISKNINEQERVNLLINGEIVYSVFSFCDIRNFTEITEVLKEKIMIFINLIAEIIHECCDFYGGTINKNIGDAFLLVWKYQKKEFSNKKMNIFKSPNNNYDEYSEKENINRICDLAFLSTVQTLIKLRKSEKIHIFLNSENMDELIKNNILELSFGLHFGWAIEGAIGSSYKIDLSYLSENVNIASRLQEISKIYKNNIVISGDFYDNMSEKFKNSLRKIDRVTLKGCRNPLSLYTFDICLNKITKKVNMENFDANPHFDIKLLKVFDDIKKKAERKKRKKEVLNLSYNLYEEYARNDDIKFIKIQYPKDYLEQFKIALESYLIGKWNVSKNILEYLKKNNIFEDQIVNQLWSFLSMNNFLAPSDWCGYRKFLQKS is encoded by the exons ATGGAAAGTATGAAGAATAGACCATTGAAg gAAAGCTTAAAGTTTACAAATAAAATGCATTTAGCTCTTATCAAAAGATATTTCATgtctttaatttttataatgttATCTTATATAATGATAGAAATA ATATATATCTCCAAGGAAAGCAAAAAACCAATGAATTATTTCATCTATAATTTGGATCT TATAGTATTTGATGAATTTTATGAAAAGGAATTTTTAAAAGCTCTATACTTTTATAGT ACTATTcagaaaaataaaagagatgaggaatatttaataagtattaaatcaaaaaggaaattgcaaaattttattaacaGAAAAGAAATAGATATATCAGGAATTAATTACCTTCTTTGGGATTTTTCAAACTTATCACAT AATAATCTATTAAAATTTGTTAGTCCTTCAAGTGCTAGCCAAAATGTCGAAgaagaaattattttgGACCATACAATTAAGAACTTAA atGAATTGAGATACTTTGAAACAAAGATATATGAATCCAAagattttatattttatataaatataaagagATATATAgaaagaattattaaaaatattataatattgaaaatatttattataata ttttcttttataatattgttCTATTTTACGTGCGAATTAAATGTCTTATTATTCCCTATAGAAAGCatattgaaaaaattaaaactTATGAA ATCAAATCCGACCCTAGCTTTGGAGATGCAGgaagaattattaaatcACGAGTTGAAAAATATACTAATAAACACAAAATTGAAGAG GAACAGcattaaagaaaattatgaaattttaaaaatggAAGAAAACTTAATGAAATTAGGAACATTAATGTTATTAG GTTTTGGTGAAGCAGGAGCGAAAattatttcaaaaaatattaacgAACAAGAAAGAGTAAATTTATTGATCAATGGTGAAATTGTTTATTCtgttttttcattttgCGACATACGGAATTTTACAGAAATAACAGAAgttttaaaagaaaag aTTATGATTTTCATAAATTTGATTGCTGAAATAATACACGAGTGTTGTGATTTTTATGGTGGAAcaataaacaaaaatattgGTGATGCATTTTTATTAGTTTGgaaatatcaaaaaaaagaattttcgaataaaaaaatgaatatttttaagtctccaaataataattatgatgaatattcagaaaaagaaaatataaacagGATATGCGATTTGGCATTTCTATCAACAGTGCAAACGTTAATTAAACTTAGAAAG TCGgaaaaaatacatatatttctaAATAGTGAAAATATGGATGAgttaattaaaaataatattttggAGTTAAGTTTTGGACTTCATTTTGGATGGGCTATAGAAGGGGCAATAGGAAGTAGTTACAAAATTgatttatcatatttatcagaaaatgtaaatatagCTAGTCGATTACAAGAGATTtctaaaatatataaaaacaatattGTTATATCAGGAGATTTTTACGATAATATGTCAGAAAAATTTaaa aaTTCTCTTAGGAAAATCGATAGGGTTACTCTTAAAGGATGTAGGAACCCATTAAGTTTATATACATTTGATATATGTCTTAATAAG attACGAAGAAAGTTAATATGGAAAATTTTGACGCCAATCCCCATTTTGACATAAAACTGTTAAAG GTTtttgatgatataaaaaagaaagccgaacgaaaaaaaagaaaaaaagaagtTCTTAATCTTTCATATAAT cTTTATGAAGAATATGCAAGAAATGACGACATAAAATTCATAAAGATACAGTATCCTAAAGATTATTTGGAGCAATTCAAAATTGCCCTTGAGTCATATTTAATAGGGAAATGGAATgtatcaaaaaatatactagagtatttaaaaaaaaataatatttttgaagATCAAATTGTTAATCAGCTGTGGAGCTTTTTGAGTATGAACAACTTTCTTGCACCCAGTGATTGGTGTGGATATAGAAAATTTTTACAAAAgtcataa
- a CDS encoding hypothetical protein (conserved Plasmodium protein, unknown function) → MIKVLVAVLFILTKLENIIGENEKSVKNICVCDFTDKLNFLPLEKTKILCELKPKHGEDIKIIANKEYEINCMNNSKVFCPLKDSFINNTNISLYSPKLNYEIKDITHKGKSVSVYYLKIDKEASDIFFSCSIKPKQVSGLLEGEVRVNLKKHINEEYSIFNEEDDVHVCDFSRGNLDITPSAGFYLKNSKNVSCIYRVVPNKLFLIKLPKLDIVTEKLLPSIVNCLSEFSFINFTLKHVQEGDTYISFNVIFGEFKKHFNLTCSLDLSDFKQEPCNVGRIANITFIFTK, encoded by the coding sequence atgataaaagTACTTGTTGCAGTGCTTTTTATATTGACTAAATTGGAAAATATTATAGGAGAGAATGAGAAGAgtgtaaaaaatatatgtgtatgtGATTTTACggataaattaaattttttacCTCTTgagaaaacaaaaattttatGTGAATTAAAACCTAAACATGGtgaagatataaaaataatagctaataaagaatatgaaataaattGTATGAATAATTCGAAAGTTTTCTGTCCATTAAAAGATAgttttattaataatacaaatatatcattatattcacctaaattaaattatgaaaTTAAAGATATAACACATAAGGGGAAAAGTGTATCagtatattatttaaaaattgaTAAAGAAGCTTcagatatatttttttcatgttCAATAAAACCAAAGCAAGTTTCTGGTTTATTAGAAGGAGAAGTACGTgtaaatttaaaaaaacatattaatgaagaatattctatttttaatgaagaagatgatGTACATGTTTGTGACTTTTCAAGAGGTAATTTGGATATAACACCATCAGCTGGATTCTATCtaaaaaattcaaaaaatgTAAGTTGTATTTATAGAGTTGTTccaaataaattatttttaatcAAATTACCAAAACTTGATATAGTTAcagaaaaattattacCTAGTATTGTCAATTGTTTATCTgaattttcatttataaattttacTCTCAAACATGTTCAAGAAGGAGATACTTATATATCCTTTAATGTAATTTTTGGtgaatttaaaaaacatTTCAATTTAACATGCTCCTTAGATTTATCAGATTTTAAACAGGAACCATGTAATGTCGGAAGGATAGCaaatataacatttatatttacaaaatga
- a CDS encoding hypothetical protein (conserved Plasmodium protein, unknown function), producing MKIICNNLFERFCLFFFITCALFLNNNRILYPVYCLENAGDVYVNTLRGSNFDNAFIDLLSTRDICNSIRNYITKEQIKCFISYDVFNNSNIINALEKTLLRDHNKIINGKEDILKKDLNSFLTLYIKKQSENVNNFLTKFSNSKLDVVINYRYYEEKFLSEYEEIHSLKKAFSNNITEIKDILNNIDYSNNDKTKRSSVIIFPDVKNKLYSKIQILKEILFKLKNKVALMYNMNFALDEFKRNFDKQVYNFKSNEGVNDFLRITSDVKPTSSFNNVVDANKFKEIDNVNTNINDLQNVTADKERINNLKRHINVDVYTRDTSSFCTTQVENPTENNIMNLYNNNNNNNITINRDGKDIDRKEIVDENSTLINNFTFLLHHLEKMTCSLIFSLKNKISSARDNVQKDINIMESELINVSNEINRLDIVVNIPQEHILNYNNKNENKVFNLMNIKNEYYEYLGGHKIINNNLDDFEKTLMLLERKINWIRDQNLTTYEDREDIHETINAILEIIDRLKDIYITENFNLLITYENLYKEINLFLYNKEYNINEEAYIYAWNSLENFKGKKILTEGIDRLLHSVLSISYLIKYINIANKNLNPQICFNLSKLSNSFKNVEQKLAVYRNQFYRLNHDITTLKLYKNNIEKLGYAYKDNMNKIQINMDRYNIATNNLKNEIDNILENISDVLYEDMLINELKTMRATWKNFVYVNYDYFEQNNKLIKEFDSNKFIVFPPQFGLIKENEQIDIKKNINNKDISSDSLESSASKRTSSSINYLIGQNFIKSPYYNLLYELATEKISCAETPEERLKNFGEIYRTIDRVSSVIKENRKNLRAKYDNMRKEILKHIDYRKYIFEETQTVHKELVRLEGFIVHALDHLYAKRMTLSVQMKNSVELLKENLYKDKLPAYCKAIEFFIPKYFLTMHKWKTFLLEHKMIMPPHVISKFYTA from the coding sequence ATGAAgattatatgtaataacCTTTTTGAACGcttttgtttatttttttttataacatgtgcattatttttaaacaaTAATAGGATATTATATCCAGTTTATTGTTTAGAGAATGCGGGGGATGTTTATGTAAACACATTGAGAGGTTCAAATTTCGATAATGCTTTTATTGATTTATTAAGTACTAGAGATATATGTAATAGTAtaagaaattatattacTAAGGAGcaaataaaatgttttataaGTTATGATGTTTttaataatagtaatataataaatgcTCTTGAGAAAACTTTATTAAGAgatcataataaaataataaatggtaaagaagatattttaaaaaaagatcTGAACTCCTTTTTgacattatatattaaaaaacaaagtgaaaatgtaaataattttttaacaaaATTTAGTAATAGTAAATTGGATGTAGTAATAAATTATAGATATTATGAAGAGAAATTTTTAAGTGAATATGAAGAAATTCATAGTTTGAAAAAAGctttttcaaataatataactgaaataaaagatatattaaataatatagattattctaataatgataaaacaaaaagaagtagtgttataatttttccagatgtaaaaaataaattatattctAAGATACAAATCttaaaagaaattttatttaaattaaaaaataaagttGCTTTGATGTATAATATGAATTTCGCATTAGAtgaatttaaaagaaattttgataaacaagtatataattttaaaagtAATGAAGGAGTAAATGATTTCTTAAGAATCACATCAGATGTGAAACCAACGtcttcttttaataatgtaGTTGATGcaaataaatttaaagaaataGATAATGTAAATACTAATATTAATGACCTTCAAAATGTTACTGCTGATAAGGAACgtattaataatttaaaacGTCATATTAATGTAGATGTATATACACGTGATACTAGTTCATTTTGTACAACCCAAGTAGAGAACCCCActgaaaataatataatgaacctctataataataataataataataatattactattaataGGGATGGAAAGGATATAGATCGTAAAGAGATTGTAGATGAAAACTCTACActtattaataattttacTTTTCTCTTACATCatttagaaaaaatgaCCTGTAGCTTAATATTTAGTcttaaaaacaaaatatcAAGTGCGAGAGATAATGTTCaaaaagatattaatatcatGGAAAGCGAATTAATTAATGTATCTAATGAAATAAATCGTCTAGATATTGTTGTTAATATTCCACAAgaacatattttaaattataataataaaaatgaaaataagGTTTTTAATCTTATGAATATAAAGAATgaatattatgaatatttaggtggacataaaattataaataataatttagaTGATTTTGAAAAAACATTAATGTTATtagaaagaaaaattaattgGATACGTGATCAAAATCTTACGACATATGAAGATAGAGAAGATATACATGAAACTATTAATGCTATCTTAGAAATTATTGATAgattaaaagatatatatattactgAGAATTTTAACTTATTAATAACGtatgaaaatttatataaagaaataaatttgttcttatataataaagaatataatataaatgaagaagcttatatatatgcatgGAATTCATTAGAAAATTttaaaggaaaaaaaatattaactGAAGGTATTGATAGACTTTTACATTCAGTTCTTTCAATATCATAtctaataaaatatataaatatagctaataaaaatttgaatccacaaatatgttttaatttaaGTAAATTATCtaattcatttaaaaatgtaGAACAAAAATTAGCTGTATATAGAAATCAATTTTATAGATTAAATCATGATATCACTACATTAAAactatataaaaataatatagaaaaattaggatatgcatataaagataatatgaataagatacaaattaatatggatagatataatatagcaaccaataatttaaaaaatgaaattgATAATATTCTTGAAAATATAAGTGATGTGTTATATGAAGATATGCTTATAAATGAATTGAAAACAATGAGAGCAACATGGaaaaattttgtttatgttaattatgattattttgaacaaaataataaattaataaaagaatttGATTCCAACAAATTTATTGTATTTCCACCACAATTTGGTCTTATAAAAGAGAATGAGCaaatagatataaaaaagaatattaataataaagatatttCTTCTGATTCATTAGAATCGTCTGCATCAAAAAGAACCTCTTCATcaattaattatttaattggtcagaattttataaaatctCCATActataatttattatatgaattagCTACAGAAAAAATAAGCTGTGCAGAAACACCAGAAGAACGACTTAAAAATTTTGGAGAGATATATAGAACTATAGATCGAGTTTCTAGTGTTATCAAAGAGAATAGAAAAAATCTAAGAGCTAAATATGATAACATGCgtaaagaaatattaaaacatatagattatagaaaatatatattcgAAGAAACACAAACTGTTCATAAAGAATTAGTAAGATTAGAAGGATTTATTGTACATGCATTAGATCATTTATATGCTAAAAGAATGACATTAAGTGttcaaatgaaaaattctgttgaattattaaaagaaaatctatataaagataaattGCCTGCTTATTGTAAGGCTATTGAATTCTTCATTCctaaatattttctaaCAATGCATAAATGGAAAACCTTTCTTCTTGAACATAAAATGATAATGCCACCCCACGTAATATCAAAATTTTATACTGcataa